A window of the Dioscorea cayenensis subsp. rotundata cultivar TDr96_F1 chromosome 14, TDr96_F1_v2_PseudoChromosome.rev07_lg8_w22 25.fasta, whole genome shotgun sequence genome harbors these coding sequences:
- the LOC120276152 gene encoding phospholipase A1-Igamma2, chloroplastic-like codes for MTLATTNHLPLPSNSTKTILQPLSNNRTKTQVQCSKPNIMITIPNIISNLLHIGTARNPFPENLFIQARHNQTTPAASPKENISSLQAELHGKSNWSNLLNPLHPWLRCELIKFGELAQGAYDGFDYNPFSEYHGSALYNKDRFFEKLGLTSSGYNITNYIYAMSNIELPQWIERSLHANTWSKDSNWMGFVAVSDDTESRRIGCRDIVVAWRGTVATTEWFENVHLKLESIKIGDEEGKAKVEHGFLSIYKSKSETTRYNKSSASEQAITEIKRLVANYRSKGEQVRLTVTGHSLGGALALLNGHEAASTIADLPVSVITFAGPRVGNDAFGDELRKLNVKVLRVVVKQDVVPKLPGVLLNEGLEKLEGIIGELQWVYEHVGMELSLDVKSSPYLKHHELDLAGFHGLETYLHLVDGYVSEEDEFRKNARRDVALVNKYGGMLREELKVPESWYQLEHKGMVLNAYGRWVMRHREPEDIPSPDCL; via the coding sequence ATGACTTTGGCCACCACAAACCACCTTCCTCTTCCTTCAAACTCCACCAAGACCATTCTCCAGCCCCTGTCCAACAACCGTACTAAGACACAGGTCCAATGCAGTAAACCCAACATTATGATCACCATCCCCAACATTATCTCTAACCTCTTACACATCGGCACTGCCAGAAACCCTTTTCCAGAGAACCTTTTCATCCAAGCCAGGCATAATCAGACCACACCGGCTGCatctccaaaagaaaacatatcatcTCTGCAAGCTGAGCTCCATGGCAAATCCAACTGGTCCAACCTCCTCAACCCACTCCACCCTTGGCTCCGCTGTGAACTCATCAAGTTCGGAGAGTTAGCCCAAGGTGCCTATGATGGCTTCGACTACAACCCATTCTCTGAGTACCATGGTAGCGCTCTATACAACAAAGACCGTTTCTTTGAAAAGCTCGGTTTAACCAGCAGTGGCTACAACATCACCAACTACATCTACGCCATGTCCAACATTGAGCTCCCACAATGGATAGAACGCTCTCTCCATGCAAACACATGGAGCAAAGACTCAAATTGGATGGGCTTCGTAGCGGTGAGTGACGACACTGAGTCTCGCCGTATTGGTTGTCGTGACATAGTTGTTGCATGGCGCGGCACCGTCGCGACAACTGAATGGTTTGAGAACGTACACTTGAAACTTGAATCTATAAAAATTGGTGATGAAGAAGGAAAGGCCAAGGTAGAGCATGGATTCCTCAGCATCTACAAATCAAAGAGTGAAACCACAAGGTATAACAAGTCCAGTGCTTCAGAGCAGGCAATTACCGAAATCAAAAGGCTTGTAGCTAATTACCGAAGTAAAGGTGAACAAGTGAGGCTCACTGTCACTGGCCACAGCCTCGGTGGAGCGCTAGCACTGCTCAACGGCCACGAAGCAGCTTCGACCATTGCTGATCTTCCAGTGAGTGTCATCACCTTCGCAGGGCCTCGTGTGGGTAATGATGCATTCGGCGACGAGCTAAGAAAGCTGAACGTCAAGGTACTACGAGTGGTAGTCAAGCAAGATGTGGTCCCCAAGTTACCAGGAGTTTTACTAAATGAAGGGCTTGAGAAGTTGGAAGGCATCATTGGAGAGCTTCAATGGGTGTACGAACATGTGGGAATGGAGCTGAGCCTGGATGTGAAATCATCGCCTTATCTAAAGCATCATGAGCTTGATTTGGCTGGGTTTCATGGTTTGGAAACATACTTGCATCTTGTTGATGGTTATGTGAGTGAGGAAGATGAGTTCAGGAAGAATGCTAGGAGAGATGTTGCACTGGTAAATAAGTATGGAGGGATGTTGCGTGAGGAGTTGAAGGTGCCGGAATCATGGTATCAGTTGGAACATAAAGGGATGGTGCTCAATGCTTATGGCCGGTGGGTGATGCGGCATCGAGAGCCGGAGGATATACCTTCGCCGGATTGCTTGTAA